In a single window of the Coffea eugenioides isolate CCC68of chromosome 3, Ceug_1.0, whole genome shotgun sequence genome:
- the LOC113764641 gene encoding uncharacterized protein LOC113764641, with product MEGNLASGSMMPGNGSFGGLDLQGSMRIHHQQPNPFSLHQHNQSHSRQGSMAHQTIHENFPLTIGSMQEHDHTISLADFNKGDKAKCVSDEDEPSFTEDAADGHNESSKGKKAFPWQRVKWTDTMVRLLVTAVSYIGEEATADYGGARRKFANLQKKGKWKSVSKVMAERGHFVSPQQCEDKFNDLNKRYKRLNEILGRGTSCEVVENPALLDMMDHVSEKAKEEVRKILSSKHLHYEEMCSYHNGNRLHLPHDPELQRSLRLALRSREDPDENNIRKHPADDNEEDDQDAELDDREDYEESHALHAERMPYGISGSSSKRIKHGHGNEDGCYGHSFSALDCSRNLIFPSQSAPTDVNQVMPQGMKANLLQKQWMSHRSLQLEEQKLQIQAQMLELEKERFKWQKFSRKKDRELERMKIENERMKLENERMALELKRKEMGIESN from the coding sequence ATGGAAGGAAATTTAGCATCAGGGAGCATGATGCCAGGAAATGGTTCCTTTGGTGGTCTTGATTTACAAGGTTCTATGCGAATACATCATCAACAACCAAACCCTTTTTCCCTGCACCAGCATAATCAATCTCATTCCAGACAAGGGTCAATGGCTCATCAGACAATCCATGAGAATTTTCCTCTCACAATTGGAAGCATGCAAGAGCATGATCATACTATTTCTTTGGCGGATTTTAACAAGGGAGATAAGGCTAAATGTGTGAGTGATGAGGATGAGCCAAGTTTTACTGAAGATGCTGCTGATGGCCACAATGAGAGCAGTAAAGGGAAGAAGGCGTTTCCGTGGCAACGTGTGAAATGGACTGATACAATGGTTAGGCTCTTAGTTACTGCTGTTTCCTACATAGGGGAGGAGGCTACTGCAGATTATGGTGGAGCCAGAAGGAAATTTGCTAATTtgcagaaaaaaggaaaatggaagtcAGTCTCAAAGGTCATGGCTGAAAGGGGCCACTTTGTTTCACCTCAGCAATGTGAGGATAAATTCAATGACCTCAACAAAAGGTATAAGAGACTTAATGAGATACTTGGAAGGGGAACTTCTTGTGAGGTGGTTGAGAATCCTGCACTTTTGGACATGATGGATCATGTATCCGAGAAAGCAAAGGAGGAGGTAAGGAAAATCCTCAGCTCAAAGCATTTGCATTATGAAGAGATGTGTTCTTATCACAACGGAAACCGTTTACATTTGCCTCATGACCCTGAATTGCAACGGTCATTGCGCTTGGCTCTCAGAAGTAGAGAGGATCCAGATGAGAATAATATTAGGAAGCACCCAGCAGATGATAATGAAGAGGATGATCAGGATGCTGAATTGGATGATCGTGAAGACTACGAGGAGAGTCATGCTTTGCATGCAGAACGAATGCCATATGGTATTTCTGGGAGTTCCTCTAAAAGGATAAAGCATGGTCATGGCAATGAAGATGGCTGTTATGGTCATTCTTTTAGTGCTTTAGATTGTAGcagaaatttaatttttccaTCACAGAGTGCACCTACTGATGTGAACCAAGTGATGCCACAAGGCATGAAAGCAAATCTTTTGCAAAAGCAGTGGATGAGTCATCGGTCACTTCAATTGGAAGAGCAGAAGCTGCAAATTCAGGCCCAAATGTTGGAATTGGAGAAAGAGCGTTTCAAATGGCAAAAATTTAGCAGGAAAAAGGACAGGGAATTGGAAAGAATGAAGATAGAAAATGAAAGGATGAAACTTGAAAATGAACGCATGGCATTGGAGTTGAAGAGAAAGGAGATGGGTATTGAGAGTAATTAA